A single window of Nicotiana tomentosiformis chromosome 1, ASM39032v3, whole genome shotgun sequence DNA harbors:
- the LOC104087158 gene encoding S-adenosylmethionine synthase 1: METFLFTSESVNEGHPDKLCDQISDAVLDACLEQDPESKVACETCSKTNLVMVFGEITTKANVDYEKIVRDTCRKIGFVSDDVGLDADNCKVLVYIEQQSPDIAQGVHGHLTKRPEEIGAGDQGHMFGYATDETPELMPLSHVLATKLGARLTEVRKNGTCPWLRPDGKTQVTVEYYNDNGAMVPVRVHTVLISTQHDETVTNDEIARDLKEHVIKPVIPEKYLDEKTIFHLNPSGRFVIGGPHGDAGLTGRKIIIDTYGGWGAHGGGAFSGKDPTKVDRSGAYIVRQAAKSIVASGLARRCIVQVSYAIGVPEPLSVFVDTYGTGKIPDKEILKIVKENFDFRPGMISINLDLKRGGNGRFLKTAAYGHFGRDDSDFTWEVVKPLKWEKPQD, encoded by the coding sequence ATGGAAACTTTCCTATTTACCTCCGAGTCTGTGAACGAGGGTCACCCAGACAAGCTCTGTGATCAGATCTCTGATGCAGTTCTTGATGCATGCCTCGAGCAAGATCCTGAGAGCAAGGTTGCCTGTGAAACTTGCAGCAAGACCAACTTGGTCATGGTCTTTGGTGAGATCACAACCAAGGCTAATGTAGACTATGAGAAGATTGTGCGTGACACATGCCGTAAAATTGGATTCGTTTCCGATGATGTTGGTCTTGATGCCGACAACTGCAAGGTCCTTGTATACATTGAGCAGCAAAGTCCTGATATCGCTCAAGGTGTCCACGGCCATCTGACTAAACGCCCTGAGGAGATTGGTGCTGGTGACCAGGGGCACATGTTTGGGTATGCCACAGATGAGACCCCTGAATTGATGCCTCTCAGCCATGTGCTCGCAACTAAACTTGGTGCCCGCCTCACTGAAGTCCGCAAGAATGGTACCTGCCCCTGGTTGAGGCCTGATGGCAAGACCCAAGTTACTGTTGAGTACTACAATGACAATGGTGCCATGGTTCCAGTTAGGGTCCACACTGTTCTCATCTCCACTCAACACGATGAGACCGTTACTAATGATGAGATTGCGCGCGACCTTAAGGAGCATGTCATCAAGCCAGTCATCCCCGAGAAGTACCTTGACGAGAAGACAATCTTCCACCTTAACCCATCTGGCCGCTTTGTTATTGGTGGACCTCACGGTGATGCTGGTCTCACTGGTCGTAAAATCATCATTGACACCTATGGTGGTTGGGGTGCCCATGGTGGTGGTGCTTTCTCCGGTAAAGACCCAACCAAGGTTGACAGGAGTGGTGCATACATCGTAAGGCAGGCTGCCAAGAGTATTGTAGCTAGTGGGCTTGCTCGCAGATGCATTGTGCAGGTTTCTTATGCCATCGGTGTGCCTGAGCCATTGTCAGTATTTGTTGACACCTATGGCACTGGAAAGATCCCCGACAAGGAAATTCTGAAGATAGTTAAGGAGAACTTCGACTTCAGGCCTGGAATGATTTCCATTAACTTGGATTTAAAGAGAGGTGGCAATGGAAGATTCTTGAAAACTGCTGCCTATGGTCACTTTGGACGTGATGACTCCGATTTCACATGGGAAGTTGTCAAGCCCCTCAAGTGGGAAAAGCCCCAAGACTAA